Proteins encoded within one genomic window of Xiphophorus maculatus strain JP 163 A chromosome 11, X_maculatus-5.0-male, whole genome shotgun sequence:
- the LOC102220178 gene encoding olfactory receptor 2A5-like: MAQVEENYTEVSTFIIVGFPGLQLEYFHMVAWFLFILYVTIVMGNLVLVVMFALEHSLQKPMYIIMVSLALSDIGFTTVALPKLIARYWWNDASIGFYTCHFQRHMIHYFGSLNSLIMLTMSVDRYLAVSFPLRYPMLMTAPTMTILTVFSWLVAHIFPGVTSINFIQISFCGSNQIIQAFCDTLSLAALACGEKSYLSMASYATAMFILLVPLIFVISSYFCIIISVFHMTSGQGRRKTLSTCATQGCIISIYYIPRFFVYSVPHIPNMKMTPDSQIATTFFYSFFPPLINPFVYCLRTKEIKAILSRWVQRLQVFQPKSSKTATVPKVK, encoded by the exons ATGGCTCAAGTGGAAGAGAACTACACTGAAGTGTCAACGTTTATTATTGTGGGCTTTCCAGGTCTGCAGCTGGAGTATTTTCACATGGTGGCATGGTTTTTGTTCATCCTCTATGTGACCATAGTGATGGGAAACCTGGTGTTGGTGGTGATGTTTGCTCTGGAGCACAGTCTCCAGAAGCCCATGTACATTATCATGGTCAGCCTGGCTCTCTCAGACATTG gctTTACCACAGTGGCTTTACCAAAACTTATTGCTCGCTATTGGTGGAATGATGCGAGTATTGGCTTTTACACATGCCATTTCCAAAGACACATGATCCACTATTTTGGGAGTTTGAACTCCCTGATTATGCTGACCATGTCTGTGGATCGGTATCTGGCCGTCTCCTTTCCTCTCAG atatcCCATGCTGATGACGGCCCCAACTATGACAATCCTGACAGTTTTCTCCTGGTTAGTGGCACACATCTTCCCTGGTGTCACCTCCATTAACTTTATCCAGATATCTTTTTGTGGATCAAACCAAATCATACAGGCCTTTTGTGACACCTTATCCCTTGCTGCTCTTgcatgtggggaaaaaagttatCTTTCCATGGCTTCATACGCTACTGCAATGTTTATCCTTCTTGTTCCTTTGATCTTTGTGATATCCTCCTACTTTTGCATCATAATCTCAGTCTTTCACATGACCAGCGGACAG GGCAGAAGGAAGACCTTATCGACGTGTGCCACCCAAGGCTGCATCATTTCAATCTACTACATACCACGGTTCTTCGTCTACTCCGTACCACACATTCCTAACATGAAGATGACCCCGGACAGCCAAATAGCCACAACATTTTTCTACAGCTTCTTCCCTCCGCTCATAAACCCGTTTGTGTATTGTCTGAGAACCAAGGAGATCAAGGCAATATTGAGCCGCTGGGTTCAGAGATTACAGGTTTTTCAGCCAAAGTCCAGCAAAACGGCCACTGTTcccaaagtaaaatga